One Nicotiana tomentosiformis chromosome 4, ASM39032v3, whole genome shotgun sequence genomic window carries:
- the LOC138910078 gene encoding uncharacterized protein gives MRNIKEARFSRPMKFDFRQRDPNLWCEYHRMNGHRTGDCRHLREEVATLLKNGHLREFLSDRAKNNYDHNRDNTESSKAGEETPCQTINMIFGRNDINGVTFSAAKKTKVSITHRSSANIVQWRVLEQAKLTGSIIPVTKLLAGFNLASMTTRGEILVLTNAERVMKTTLFEIVDGDMGYNIILGRPWLHEMKVIPLTYHQLLKFPTPEGIQQIRGDQPAAREMNAISVSNSKGKEHMA, from the exons atgaggaacattaaagaagcacgattcTCGAGACCTATGAAGTTTGATTTccgccagagggatcccaatttatggtgcGAATACCACCGGATGAACGGTCACCGAacaggggactgccgacatcttcgGGAAGAGGTGGCAACGCTATTAAAGAATGGTCATCTCCGAGAATTCTTAagtgatcgagctaagaacaattacgaTCACAACAGAGACAACACTGAAtcttcgaaagcaggagaagaaaccCCATGCCAGACGATTAACATGATCTTTGGGAGGAACGACATTAACGGGGTCACATTTTCGGCGGCAAAGAAGactaaagtatcgataactcata gaagttcagctaatatcgtacaatggagagtattagagcaagctaaactcaccggaagtatTATTCCAGTAACAAAACTtctcgctggattcaaccttgcgagcaTGACGACTCGGGGAGAGATCTTGGTGCTTACTAACGCTGaaagagtaatgaaaacaactctcttcgaaatagtggatggtgatatgggatacaacatcatattaggaaggccatggttacacgagatgaaagttatACCTTTGACGTATCACCAGTTGCTAaagtttccaacgcccgaaggaatccagcagataagaggtgaccaaccggcagcgagggagatgaatgcaatctcagtttccaatagcaaagggaaggagcacatggcatag